One part of the Lotus japonicus ecotype B-129 chromosome 2, LjGifu_v1.2 genome encodes these proteins:
- the LOC130735586 gene encoding putative F-box protein PP2-B12 → MELPKECIADILGRTTPLDVARNSIVSKIFCSAADSDSIWNNFLPSDFHSIISQSPFLANAPKKTIYLALSDHPIIIDQGKKSFQLDRKTGKKCYMLAARALQISMGDDERYCGWVTLPESRFEEVAKLEVAKHEVGFWYDIYGMINTVDLSPNTQYAAFLVFKMITDNGGPIRALLSIDIFGVPIRKNAVCLDMKLKLISECPNVRSDGLLEIEMGEFFNSGLEDGEVEMRAMISKFLFWEGSFYLEGIEVRPKL, encoded by the exons ATGGAACTGCCGAAAGAATGCATTGCTGACATATTGGGCCGCACTACTCCATTGGATGTCGCCAGGAACTCCATCGTTTCTAAGATCTTCTGCTCCGCCGCTGATTCTGACTCTATTTGGAATAATTTTCTCCCTTCTGATTTTCATTCGATCATTTCCCAGTCTCCTTTCTTAGCCAACGCTCCAAAGAAAACCATTTATCTCGCTCTCTCAGATCACCCTATCATCATCGATCAGGGAAAAAAG AGCTTTCAATTGGACAGGAAGACTGGGAAGAAATGTTACATGCTTGCTGCCAGAGCTCTCCAAATTTCTATGGGTGACGATGAGCGTTACTGCGGCTGGGTCACCCTCCCAGAGTCTAG GTTCGAAGAAGTTGCCAAGCTTGAAGTTGCCAAGCATGAAGTTGGGTTCTGGTATGATATTTATGGGATGATAAATACAGTTGATTTGTCCCCAAACACTCAATATGCAGCTTTTCTTGTGTTTAAGATGATCACTGATAATGGAGGCCCTATCCGTGCATTGTTATCGATTGACATTTTTGGGGTCCCTATCCGTAAGAATGCAGTTTGTTTGGACATGAAGCTAAAACTGATCTCTGAGTGTCCAAATGTGAGAAGTGATGGCTTGTTGGAGATTGAGATGGGGGAGTTCTTCAATTCAGGCCTAGAAGATGGTGAAGTGGAGATGAGGGCTATGATATCAAAGTTTTTATTTTGGGAGGGAAGTTTTTATCTTGAAGGAATAGAAGTTAGGCCTAAGCTATAG